The following coding sequences lie in one Candidatus Kinetoplastibacterium sorsogonicusi genomic window:
- the ftsA gene encoding cell division protein FtsA, with translation MNVKHKNIVGIVDIGTTKIVVLLAMINSKKNFEIIGIGHKISSGVKKGIIVNIEVTINDVISAIHIAESMAKVKLNYIYTTITGDHINCFNSESMISVNNSEITDLDIQKVINVAKNMNIPSGQQLLNVIIKNFIIDNNNNITNPLGIISSTLGVKSHIVTSSSSVLNTLINCIYKCKVKLKDIYLHSLASSNAVLTEDDKKLGVILLDIGGGTTDIVIFYNGVVCYNKVISIAGNNITNDIATIYQISFEQAEFIKLNYKDPNKFLAIKKIIDNIEFNNITIDLLEEIIETRVQELFILIKKIILEGKYDNLISSIVITGGTAKLFGITDLAKNIFRKNIKIGIPNYNGSLSNIIRDPAFSAAIGLLRDASEQTFQENNLNILQYANINIKKFLKKIKYWFIN, from the coding sequence ATGAATGTTAAACATAAAAATATTGTAGGAATAGTAGATATTGGTACAACTAAAATAGTTGTGTTATTAGCAATGATAAATTCAAAAAAAAATTTTGAAATTATTGGTATTGGTCATAAAATATCGTCAGGAGTAAAAAAAGGTATTATAGTCAATATCGAAGTCACTATTAATGATGTCATTTCTGCTATTCATATAGCAGAATCAATGGCAAAAGTTAAGTTAAATTATATATATACAACTATTACTGGTGATCATATTAATTGTTTTAATTCAGAAAGTATGATTTCTGTTAATAATTCGGAAATAACAGATTTAGATATTCAAAAAGTAATTAATGTTGCAAAAAATATGAATATTCCATCAGGTCAACAATTGCTCAATGTCATTATTAAAAATTTTATTATCGATAATAACAATAATATTACTAATCCTTTAGGTATTATTTCATCAACTTTAGGAGTTAAATCTCATATTGTTACTAGTTCTTCTAGTGTATTAAACACTTTAATAAATTGTATATATAAATGTAAAGTAAAATTAAAAGATATATATTTACACTCATTAGCATCAAGTAATGCAGTTTTAACAGAAGATGATAAAAAATTAGGTGTTATTCTATTAGATATAGGTGGAGGTACGACTGATATAGTTATTTTTTATAATGGTGTTGTGTGTTATAACAAAGTAATTTCTATAGCTGGTAATAATATAACTAATGATATAGCAACTATTTATCAAATTTCTTTTGAACAAGCTGAGTTTATAAAGCTAAATTATAAAGATCCAAACAAATTCTTAGCAATAAAAAAAATTATTGATAATATTGAATTTAATAACATAACAATAGATTTATTAGAAGAAATTATTGAAACACGTGTTCAAGAATTATTTATTTTAATAAAAAAAATAATTCTTGAAGGAAAATATGATAATTTAATTTCTTCTATTGTAATAACTGGTGGAACAGCAAAATTATTTGGAATTACAGATTTAGCAAAAAATATTTTTAGAAAAAATATTAAAATAGGTATTCCAAATTATAATGGTTCATTATCGAATATTATTCGTGATCCAGCTTTTTCCGCTGCTATAGGTTTATTAAGAGATGCTAGTGAACAAACTTTTCAAGAAAATAATTTGAATATATTGCAATACGCTAATATTAATATTAAAAAATTTTTAAAAAAAATTAAATATTGGTTTATTAATTAA